TGACGCCCGCTCCCTCGGGTGCCCTTCGCCACGGTTACCCAGCAGGACCGGCAGCACCCTCAGCCTCGGCGCCGAACCGAACGAGCGGCCCATCCGGCTGAACAGCAGCTATTCCGAACTCCAGGAAACCTTCGGTGGGACGGATCTGACCCTGCTGTCTCCGCGGGACGACAGCCTCTTTGACGGCGACCGAGGAATCCGGCGAAGGAGGGACTCCACCCTCTCCAAGCAGGACCAGCTGCTTATCGGGAAAATCAAGAGTTACTATGAGACCGCCGAGAACCAGGACGCCACCTTCAGCCTCCGGCGCAGGGAAAGCCTGACCTACATCCCCACTGGGCTGGTCAGGAACTCCGTCAGCCGGTTCAACAGCATCCCGAGGGACGAGGCCTCAGCGGCAGAGAAAGACCTCCTTCCTGAACCCGTCCAGACAGATCCCTCGGCCCTGACCACATCCTCCGTTCCTGACCCTTCCACAGCAGAGCCAGACTCAGGTACTCAGGGCCGCCTGGTCTCAAGTGCTTCATTTGACTCCCTGATGTCTAATCAGAAAAGCGGGGAGCCAGAGGATTCAGGTTTCTACATAGGAGGAAGCTCTGACTCTGTTGACTTCAAGTCCAGATCTCGAAGCATGCAGGAGAAGCCTGTTGAGGATGAAGAGTTCAAACCTTCATCTGAAATGATCAAGATTTGGCAGGCGATGGAGCGGGAGATCAGCAGATCCAAAGGTGAAGGCAGAGGCCGTGAAAAACCAAACTCTAACTCCAAAGCAACCAGTCTGGGCCTTTCCATCAGCAATACGACCCCAAACAAGAACTCTGACAAAGACAACGAAGAGTCTGACCTCAGCACCATCACAGAGGAATCCCTGAGCCCTTCTCCCTTCAAACACACGGCCTTTGGGGTGAATCGGACCGGGAGTTTGAAGGACGCCCTGAGAGTCTTTGGGGAAGAGGGCGTCGTCCTCAGGGCGCCGGTTCCCAGAGTCGCCCAGTTGAAGgcggaggcagagggagagccaACCAGCGAGTCAGACCAGCAGGATGACGCAGACAAGGCGAAGAGCAAAGTCCTCCATCTGGCCCGTCAGTACAGCCAGCGCATCAAAACCACCAAGCCAATGGTCCGGCAGCGAAGCCAAGACATCCTGATCGGCAAGAAGAGCCTCCCATGTGTGATTGAAGAGAAGGAGAGTTCAGGTACAGTAACGTCCCGTTTACcttcagtgtttttgtttttgagagatGAGAAATCATTCAACAATCATTTATAAGACAAATTCATGATTTGTCTTATGTTTTGCAGGTAAACCCAACCTGACTCTGCCACTGGTCCCTTGCGACCAAGTCACCACTCTGCCATTGAGCCCCATAGAGCAGGTCTGCTctccaagccccgcccacacctCCAGCTTGGTGGGCAGCCCCAGGGGCCTCTCCCCCAGCCGGGTTCGCTCCAGGAGCCCCCTCAGCTCCCCGACCGAGAGCTTCAACTGGCCCGATGTTCGCGAACTCCGCTCTAAATACGTCCGCTCCGACAGCAGCCGGTCCCAGCAGCCTCTGGTCAGCCGCAGTCGGTCCGTCCCGGAGCAGATGTTGGACGGCGGGCTGAAGAGACGCTCCAGCTGCTCCTCCGGCCTCCTCCTCGCTGATGGAGCTTCTGGTGAGGTTCCTCAATACAAGCCTCACCTCAGCCGGGACACCGGCCAGGGGGAAAGCAGTCCAAGGCTTCACAGAGCGAACTCTCTGGACCACAGGCTGAGCGGCCTCCATCTGCAGAAGCTTCAGGACAAAGCTCCTAACGGCAGCTACGGCGGTTACTACATCTCAGCCGAGGCTCCGCTCCCGGACGACCCCAGCCGTAAGATCATCATTGTGGAGAAGCTTCCGGAGCCCGGGTCAGATCCTGTGGAAATGGCCGAAGAAaccaaagaggaagaagaggacgaTAACTACGTTCAGATTCGTTCGCCGACTAGCAGAGAGAAGATTTCCATCATGGCTGTGATCGACCGCTGCCGGGCCTATCAGGAGTCAGACGAATATAAGCAGAGGGAGGAAGCTAGAGCCAAAACTGAGCCGAGCCTTCCAGccgggagaggcagagagctcGACAGGGCCGCCGCGTCCTCCAGCGAGCCGCTGGACGAGGCCCAGAAGACGAGCTCAACCTCCGGACAAAAGACGGAGGCCGGTCAGCAGAGCATGGTGAAAAATCTGAGAGAAAAGTTCCAGAGCTTGAGGTGAACAAACCGTACCTGTGGACTTTTTAATGAAACTGTAAAGCACCGTCAAAGCTCCGAAATATTGATCCTAAAGATTCTTATTTGAAAGGAACAAAAAACAGATTGCTAAACCAGGAGTGAGGCAGTGAAATttgctttctgtgttttgtgAGTGTGATTCTTCCACAGCATCACTGACACTTACTGTCTTACTGAAGGTGAATCCTGCATGTATCTGAAGCCTCGCAGTGACACATGACTGCCAGTCATGTCAAAAAAATTCAAGTCATAATTCTTAGTGTCATTTAGTGAACAGAATATCGGCCTGTCAAATGTTTCGAtactaaaaaaaatgaattattccACGGTAGATTACTGTATTGaaacaaatatgtaaatatCTTTATACAGTCCTCAAGAACAATTCTCTGGAGTCTATTTGTTAAAGCACCTTTTGTACAGGCTGTACAGTTTTATTATGTGGCATCTGTGTTGCACAATTTAAGTAATTCAGTTTCCAGCCTGGAGACTGTATTTAATAGCGTATAAGACTCTGGTTAGTTGAGGCGGCTCTGTTACAGACAGTAGGCTGTATCTCTGCTCTTCATCCAGAGGAAACATTGCTTGATAAAAAAGTCTTAGGGAATATTCATCACTACAATAAGGGATTGCTCTTCTCTTTAAGCTCTATTTGCTTTACAGTTGCACAAGCTTCATACGGTAGAAATACTACAAAGACAATAATGCTCGACTTAGATGAAGCTAATCTGAGTGGATTCCTCCAAGCGGACGAAAATCTTCCTGCAGCTTCGCAGAGCGGCACGAGGTTTCTACTGCAGGACTAACCACTAACTAAACATGGAAAGACCAGACTGTGTGTGGAGATCTGCCTCTGCTGCCTGGAGGGACGGTGAATTTGCTCAGTCAACATTGTAAATCCGCCTTACAGAATCtcctgttattattatattgagaAATTGGGTTATTCTGTTTTATCCTGAATGGGAAATCTAAATCACACCTGGTTTTGAGCACTTGTATCTCTGGCAACTTGACAGGTAAACAATATTAACAGCTTCAACTGTCTCGCTGATTACAGTGTCCACCATGTtacactttacatttacattttaggcatttgctGTCACTAAAACGAGGCGTTTAGCAGTTAGTGCTCCTCTTCTCCAGAGAAACTTGTGAGTGAGCGGCTCAGCGTTTAGCGTCTGGCTCAAAAACACTTCAACTGGACACACTGGCTGATgggaatcgaacctgtgaccttcctcTAACCACTAGGCAGGCCTGCAGATCTTCTCACTCGGTCTCTGTTGGTTTCCACGAGTGTTTAGGACAGACACTCAGATAGTCAACACTGTTAACACCGGTCAGGCTTTACTGTGCGGCTCAGTCCTTCATGTACCTCTTATTTATTGAGCTGATGTAAATATCATAAACAAATatattgtctgtctttctataaCTGtggttatatactgtatgtgttgtatGTACAGAAATGTTTACATTGCCAAGCCGGGCGTCCATTCCACATTAAAACAACACATACAGGAGCTGCTCACTGGTCCAGagagtgtatttatgtgtgtgtgtgtgtgtgtgtatgtgtgtgtgtatgtgtgtgtgtatgtgtgtgtgtatgtgtgtgtgtgtgtgtgtgtgtgcgcgcgcgtgtgtccCAGTAGAAAATGGTCATAAAAACCTTGTAGATTGTTTTTATAAGATCAAATTAATTCATCTTTAACAATCTTTAAAATTACTTGAATGATCCATGTGGTGAAATATGGTCATTGTAGCAGTGAACAGTAACAGGATATAGAAAAGGAAAATGTattataaattagaatatagCAGATGGGGTTTTAAACAGCCAGCAGTGTTAAgtgttgttgctgctgatgTGGATGGAAGACCAGGTCAGGAGATCTATACAATATTTTGCGAACTGGCTCAGGCGGGATTTGATTTCAGCGTAACCCACcggatgtaaacaaacatttctcgcATGCTGCACTCGACCAATCATTTCATTAGCCTAAAGAATATTCAGATGAGGGCGTTGACCCTGGGTTCATCATGTAGTGTGTGAAATCTACAAAAATACCCGATCAGATGttagagagaagaaaaaaaaaaaaacaagcgtGAAATGTAGGATAAAATAACGTGACTAACATGATGTGTGAAAAGAGCTAAAGTAATGTTATGAtagtaacatcagactgaagctcagtgagaaagagaggaggaagctaatagcgctctgctgctaactgaaacaatacaatctaCCATACTGAGTTAGCTAGGTttactagttagctagctgaccttcaacatcatgaagcCATGAAGTCATtttcatgtatattttttaatttatattttgaccagaccatctttgccattcaagtttagttagctaactaactgttagcttgctaacatagttctttggctccgcccattgaggtttaactcaaccaatgagatttcTGCCTCCAGGAACTGTTTGTAGAAGTTAAACTCCTGCAGTCAGATCAGGATTAAGTGCAGATTAGTTTAACTGCATGAGTCTAACAGagcttcctgcttcctgcagGGAAACAGCTCAGTTTCCCCCAAATGGTTCAAGTGGAAAAAGAAGGAGCCTCAACATTGTGACTTTATAAGTATTACATTACTTTGTTAATCGCAACATTCAGTTAATACTGCAGCTGCCAGATGAAGTAAGAATATTACTTTTTGGATTAAAATGCTAAGCGTCTCCTCCAGGATAAATGAATTATGGTTCATGTTAATGTGAACTTGCTGATGCTGGTATGCAGAATCTTCTTGAATGTCGGCCTTCGTTTGCCATTAACTctgaaacaaatgacaaaggAATAGCAGAAGAGCCTGGCTACCATGAGGAGAGTGtttgtgttgggtgtgtgtgtgtgtgtgtgtgtgtgtgtgtgtgtgtgtgtgtgtgtgatactgtAGCTCATAATGTCTTTAGGATCAAAATGTTCTCTGTTGTTATTGCAGTTCGTCTGCCTCACATATTTTCCGTCATTTGCTTAATGCAGCTTCAGTGTTTTCTTCTGCACTGAattttccacctttttattgTAAATATGCAGAAAGTCTGGTTCAGTGGAGGTTTGAGGATGAGAAAACTTCCTTTCATCAGCTTCCTGTTGGTTGttgatctctctgtctgtctttctatctgtctgtcagataGTATGGAGGGAATTGATCTTTCATTCCCATTGACATCAACTACAGCTTTGTTCCACTGTCAgagtaatggtgtgtgtgtgtgtgtgtgtgtgtgtgggtgtaacGTCTTAATGAAGCATAAATGAATATTTTTCTGAACATACAGTAGGCCAACACTCTAAGTGGGGCTCATAAGGCATTAAGCACATTCagagtgcatgataattattataattattagaTTGTGTGATAAACACcatatgcaaataaataaatgcagttGAATAGGTGACTTCATAGGgcaaatttatttttaatgacatgatattaatGATTGAtatcaaatgtcattttctgatAATAACATAGTAAGAAAAGTTTATCTGTGCTTATAATCTGATTTTATTGTGTGTAGTTCAGGTAAAGTGTAACtgaattataataataattttgtttctgttggaggttgtttgccttatgattgAGTTTACACTATCACTTCTTATTGTTCAGTATGCTACATGAGATGCCAATCAATAACATTTATTGATAAATTACATTGTTATCATCAGTTATCATGTGGCTTCAGTTCTCTCCGCCCCTAAAAGTCACATCACACATGGAAAatcctctctcccagtctgttcCACTGTCCAGCCCCACAGGCAGGCTGCGGTACAACCGACCCCGGCCTCCCCTACCCCTGAAACAGACCGGGAGTAACGGATTACTCCGCAGCGCGCGGCGGGTTCAGGCTGCCGGTCTGTCGGGATGAGCTGAGAGACTTTCCTCTGCTGGAGCTCCTCTGAGTCTGAGACCGAGATGGGCTGCCCGCTGTCCGGCCCGAGTCCGAGTCCGCAGCCCGGGCTGACCCGGGATCAGACCCGGGATCAGACCCAGGATCAGACCCAGGATCAGACCCAGGATCAGACCCAACAGGTGGTTCTAACGGAGGAGAACCGGCAGAGGATCAAGGACTCCTGGAGACTGATCCAGGAAGACATCATGAAGGTTGGAATCATCATGTTCGTCAAGTGAGTAAAGAAACTGCTGCTGCCTCGTGACGGCGGAAACACAATACTGCAAACTCTATtcaaatattataggaatattataggaatattatagagatactaCAGGAGGCAGATTGCCATAAAGTACGGAAAGGTCCATAAACTCAATATGgagtaaaaaaataataaaaaagaaaaattcagCAATAGGAACACCACAGGAAAGAAAAGTACCTTAAAATAATACACgatcactgtaaactcactaacTGATAAAACCCAAAATCTTTAATAGATTATTTAGGCTATAATAACTCAGCCGCTTCATTTAATCTGTAAtgattcagttttatttttgtctgaaGCTTATTGTTAACAACACAGAACCTGTCATCAAACTGAATTACTGATTACTGATCCAGAGTCAGACTGGATCAGCTCACAACAGGAAGTCTTTATTCTGCTATTGATCCGAGCTGCAGCTGCCGGTTATTGATCAGTCTGTGATGCGGAGCTAAGTGCAGCTCCATTATGTTTCATTATGCGGTATGGTGGGACGATTATCGATATATCTAAATTCAATACATCTCAATACAGAACATGTCAGTCcgtctgttgtgtcaggaacatgaatggtgatatcagctccatgttattctgctgtcaggaacatgaatggtgatatcagctccatgttattctgctgtcaggaacatgaatggtgatatcagctccatgttattctgctgtcaggaacatgaatggtgatatcagctccatgttattctgctgtcaggaacatgaatggtgatatcagctccatgttattctgctgtagtaatcactaatgagactcttgaccatcacagtttcacaagctctccatccaaattatattattgtcactttgtaatgacatttttaaattggcatcgctagaaagatttgagtctcagaaataaacagaattctgcacagtcagactttgttgtcactgaacttttattgatcacatcgtatcctggttgtattgatcctgaacctcagatcaggTATccaatcagatcagatcaggatAGAAGCAGATCATCCATCACTAGTATACCGTCTGTCTGGAGAGCTGGTCCAGGATCAGTTCAGCCTTTCTAAAACTCCTAATTTGGGATCAGATAATTGGTGCCAATTGTGCTATGTAAGAAGCTGGTGAGAGGGTTTAATGATGGAAAACAATCCCAAAAGAACTCAAAGTAGTACAGCTCCTCTTACTGTAATGTTCACATTCACTAAACGGCAGAATAACTGAGTATTGAATCTGAACAGCTGATGATTTCTTCTCTTCATGTTGAACTGAACCATCCTGTAACAGaaactgactgacttcctgCCTGTTGTGCAAACAGAAAACATGCAAAGTCTGTTTATTATGGCTCCCATCCCATAATACTCCATAATGGATTCTGTGTCTGTTTCGGTCACAACCTTTGAACTTTAGAACAAACTTTTTATTAATCTGTCAACAACATGAATATCTGAGGAGATTAAAGAATGAAAGTGTAAGTGTCTCTTCAGTCTGAGAGGAAACAGGTTTCTGCTGGAGGATCTTTAAAAGGTCCTGCTGTGGTACGAACCTAAAGAACCTTCTCTGGTTCTATATAGAACCTTGTTGCTGTGAGAGTAGAGTTCCTGTACAGCAGTAGATCAGAGTTTATTCATCTGAAGGCTGTTAGTTGTCAGTTTGTTGTCTGTCAGATCGATGCTGATCGTCCTGCGAGACTCTCTGGACCGGGTCTGGACTGAGAGCTTGACAGTCCAggaacattcatttgaatgggaatgactgttCTATACATTCAGGTTCTATAGTCAGGGTTCTGCACCGGAACAAGAATCACAGCAGAACTTCATCATATTGGATCAGCACTATCAAACAGCAGAGCTTCTGCACACCTGAGGACAAGCTTTTTTATAATTCTCAtgagaggaaaatagaaaaataatattCCAGTATTTTCTCCCAGCCTGCCTCTTGCTGATGGCGGTCTGTGTTTGTCAATAGGACTGATGCATCCTGGGTAATAATGATCTGCAGATGAACAGAAGCGGGTCAAGAGCTCGTACTCAGATGACAATTAAAGCTTCTGAAGCTGCAGAGCTTTTGACCGCTATCAAAGATTTGTGTCCCGCCCTCCAGTCTGTAGAAGTGGGTGTTAACCCTCATCATGGCCGTTACCATGGCGACCGATCTGCTACAGACGTGAACCACTAACTTTTCATTTTTGAAGTCTTGTAACTTGAACATGCAGTAAGAGATTTCAGACCCTGAAACCAGTCCTGAAGCTAGCATGGAGACGTGATGatgtaaacaacaacacagcagcagcttgttgttgttttctcctctttcctaaagcttgttgtcacgtTCGGACCgactcgaagctcctcccgactcgaagctcctcccgactcgaagctcctcccgactcgaagctcctcccgactcgttcagcagcttttcagttttttaaaactagcttggctcctccctcgctgtttgaaagtggcgctctccccctcccatcccggAAAAACATTCTCGTAATGGAGGAATCAATGAAGTGAGCGAgagaacttgttaaactaataaacttgttaaactagtgaacttgttaaactagtaaactgttaaactagtaaacttgttaaactaataaactgttaaactagtaaacttgttaaactagtgaacttgttaaactagtaaacttgttaaactaataaactgttaaactagtaaacttgttaaactagtaaactgttaaactagtgaactgttaaactagtaaacttgttaaactagtgaacttgttaaactagtaaacttgttaaactagtaaactgttaaactagtgaactgttaaactagtgaacttgttaaactagtaaacttgttaaactagtaaactgttaaactagtgaactgttaaactagtaaacttgttaaactagtgaacttgttaaactagtaaacttgttaaactagtaaactgttaaactagtgaactgttaaactagtgaacttgttaaactagtaaacttgttaaactagtgaacttgttaaactagtgaacttgttaaactagtaaacttgttaaactagtaaactgttaaactagtaaacttgttaaactagtgaacttgttaaactagtaaactgttaaactagtaaacttgttaaactagtgaacttgctacctgcctcacttgtcattgtgggtcatgtgaccttcagcaggagaaagatcagtcaaagtgagactggtaactggagatatttctctgtaggtacatttattttagccgttagcctttatgcacggtttgtccttaagggcttctgtAGCCTCAGaagttttgctgtgttttatttacaagtgtgttgctgtttctgtcgccctctagtggtcagaaaaaatgtCTTAGTGTGGCTTTAAGcctaaaacaatttcatcagtctgggtttcaatagaGAAATCCTATGCCACACATGTATTAATATAAGAGATCAGAtgaaagatgaaactttattgatctctgtggaAAAATGTGGCTGTTGCAGCAGAACAGGAAGATTCTGGTGGGGAAAAAGATATAAGATACAAGAacaaaaatagaacagaaaataagcaattaaaacagtaaaaagaattttaaaaaaacaataaaagcctaaacatttttttgatgggtctcctccattaataacttgtttaactcattttaaggggattttagTTTCAGCAGTGAATTCAGCagtgaatgaatgtaaatgtgagGTTAATTTAAGGGATTATCGGTTCGCACTGTAAACACAGAAATGTCAGATAATCCAAAATAAAACCGAAACATCAAAGAATCAGTCAAGATCTGAAACAACGGGGAGGAGACCAAGTTTCTGGATTTTAACACATAAACTAatatactacacacacacacacacacacacacacacacacacacacagtaatcagGATGTGGTCTGACCTTTGTCTGATGAAGCTCCCTGCTGCCAGTCAGCTGAAGGTCAGAAccaattaaacacacacacacacacacacacacacacacacacacacacttcaaaccaCCCAAAACAATTTAAAGGTTAATTGGTGTAACTGTTCTCTGAAATCACTTGGTTACAAAACTACTACTAACActgtaatactaataatactaccaGAGGTGAAAGAGAACCAGACTGTCCTACTGCAGTAGAAGgtctgttactttactgatattttactgcagtagaaggtctgttactttactgatattttactgcagtagaagtaaaagtactggtaaatctccttcagtaaaagtaaaaagtgtgtgatttaaaatgtcgtcagagtaaaagttcctgagttcctctttagaacagagaacgttgttagctgtgatcttttccatgtgattctaacaggagagaggtcagagttcaaactagatttttttcactggaaacattagaaatgagaaaataaagtgcagaaacaaagtaaagtcagattcctcttctcactgtgaatggatccacagtttgtcagtttctgttgatccagtttctgttgatccagtttctgttgatccagtttctgttgctgatggagagacacgatctgttctgtgatggatggatttaaaatggactgaagggaaAGTCAAAGTACTGACTTTAAACAATACTCtgagtaaatgtaatcagttacttcCAGTCCAGTTCTACAGCACTGTGTTTATATATGAGACCTGGGTCAGTCTGTATAAAACTACAGTGATGCAAAGAACCCTCtgcttattgttgttgttgttgttgttgttgttgttgtggtgtgaTGTCACCAGGCTGTTCGAGACTCATCCGGAGTGTAAAGACGTCTTCTTCCTGTTCAGAGACGTCGAGGATCCAGAGACGCTGAAGAGAAGCAGGGAGCTGAGAGCGCACGGCCTgcggtaacacacacacacacacacacacacacacacacacacacacacacacacactgagccaggCAGCAGCAGTCAGGTCGGTGTGTAAAGACTCGGTCACATCAGAGCAAACCTATGCTGAACTTCACTTAGCTGCACAGTGACCTCAATTAAAAAACAGGCGAAGGACGAATAAAAACAAGTTCAAATTTGGTATTTTGACCTGTGAATTTGCGGCCAGTAGACCTTtatcacaaacatggctgccgtacttccgcagggtaAAGCTCGGTTCTCACCTCTTTTCTGTTCTCCctgacagatctttctgttcctgctgctgcagtaacTGTCGAggctcacaaaatgctaactggctaaccaaggctaatgctattttggcaaaaaaaaagaattgggGTAAATTGAAAGCTAGTTAGCTGCTTAACTTAACCAGCTGCTAAACAGCGGATAAAGACTGATGCAGGTTGTTCAGTGTGATTTATTGTAGAAACCTTGGTAGTTTTATTCTAGAGACACAAAGCAGAGCGTCTCGTCCTTTTTCATCACGATGAGTGAAGAGAAGTCGTCGGCTGAGTTCAGGTGTGACGCCTCCAGCCTGCTGCTGTTCCAGCTGTGAACACCTGCAGCAGCGCCACCTGCAGGAGGGAAACACCAGCTGCTCCTCCAAACGTCTCCTTCTgatctctctcttgttctgctGGTTCCTGCAGCATCATGTCTTTCATTGAGAAGACGGTTGCCAGGCTGGACCACATGGAGCGTCTGGACCGGCTGATCCTGGATCTGGGCCGGAGCCACTACCGCTACAACGCCCCGCCCAGGTTCTACGGGGTGAGTGTGCTGTCTGGACAACAGGGTTCTGCACAGCACCAGGAATGGTTCTTTAGGAACCCTTTTCATTGCTGTAAAGAACCTTTTAAGAATGCATGAAACATCCAAACCAGCAGGATTAAAAGAACCTTTTAGGAATCACACtcagttttttgtattttaacaaatcagagggttctATGAGACATTATGGTTCCAAATAGAAGTACTGCCTTGACCAAAGAACACTTGAAGAACCCGCATGTGTAGCCTTGTGTTTGGTTACAGCGAAGGGGAATTTGGGCAGTGTGGGAATTTGAGAATTTGGGAATTTGAGTGAGTTACAGTGAGGAAAACACTTCCTGTCTTCACTTCCCAGACCGCCCACATTACAAGCAGCCGATaacaaggaggtcagaggtcagagttcacagCACCCAGAtaatagatggaacaaatattcactacgaaaccaaaccccttaattttatccctgaaatgtccttaatttctccagtatataaacattaattatccattaaaataacagctttaataaattgaggttagtatcatgggcttataagggatttattcatgggttgtttcacagagactctagaaattaagggatttttcaagccttttgtgcaggtttacaggttattaatgagttattaatggaaaatgTG
This genomic stretch from Centroberyx gerrardi isolate f3 chromosome 18, fCenGer3.hap1.cur.20231027, whole genome shotgun sequence harbors:
- the LOC139928270 gene encoding neuroglobin-like, with the protein product MGCPLSGPSPSPQPGLTRDQTRDQTQDQTQDQTQDQTQQVVLTEENRQRIKDSWRLIQEDIMKVGIIMFVKLFETHPECKDVFFLFRDVEDPETLKRSRELRAHGLRIMSFIEKTVARLDHMERLDRLILDLGRSHYRYNAPPRFYGYVGAEFIRAVRPILKERWSAEVEEAWQTLFLYITSIMKRGFLEEERNQKNIMAAGSRDRPDKKLNII
- the LOC139928271 gene encoding pleckstrin homology domain-containing family G member 3, producing MGFQRIMGSLAGGDAGGLGPGVEAIPFRSVLEGRSLGRCLVRWFGGLPASLLLRYFLRPSPAAGNRSVLKTQQCVECWTDSFVSPPSELLQDLDRCDLDPVAIARCFVLKSEYFDIYTQYCTNYPNSVAALTDCMRNKSLAKFFRERQAALKRSLPLGSYLLKPVQRILKYHLLLQEIAKHFDPEEAGFEVVEEAIYSMTGVAWYINDMKRKHEHAVRLQEVQSLLLNWKGPDLTTYGELVLEGTFKVHRAKNERTLFLFDRMLLITKRRGEHFVYKTHISCSTLMLIESAKDSLCFSVTHYKHPKQPHTVQAKTVEERKLWAHHIKRIILENHHAIIPQKAKEAILEMDSIYPSRYRYSPERLKKALSCQSDDFPRDGRQGRRQSEPTKQILKNTKAILKHADSEGALPWERRPLQSAASISTLGSGLGESEAERPSVEEEEEEEEEEDPGNRKDSLERLSGSDEEGGAGPAAPRQAGPPPGEESDSDEILMEDDQDEEAGGVPENGFNKENRQLAGQEELCGNEPTHEEPATDKLLQEKTSDSEPTENPEPEPLSNPEGSSATPPRIPASPDGAEAPTPEENQENPEEPSAATPESDSKTLSSGESSEEEEDEEKDAAEKESEANSILPSSVLDKASAIAQHFTNSIRRSSQAVDDARSLGCPSPRLPSRTGSTLSLGAEPNERPIRLNSSYSELQETFGGTDLTLLSPRDDSLFDGDRGIRRRRDSTLSKQDQLLIGKIKSYYETAENQDATFSLRRRESLTYIPTGLVRNSVSRFNSIPRDEASAAEKDLLPEPVQTDPSALTTSSVPDPSTAEPDSGTQGRLVSSASFDSLMSNQKSGEPEDSGFYIGGSSDSVDFKSRSRSMQEKPVEDEEFKPSSEMIKIWQAMEREISRSKGEGRGREKPNSNSKATSLGLSISNTTPNKNSDKDNEESDLSTITEESLSPSPFKHTAFGVNRTGSLKDALRVFGEEGVVLRAPVPRVAQLKAEAEGEPTSESDQQDDADKAKSKVLHLARQYSQRIKTTKPMVRQRSQDILIGKKSLPCVIEEKESSGKPNLTLPLVPCDQVTTLPLSPIEQVCSPSPAHTSSLVGSPRGLSPSRVRSRSPLSSPTESFNWPDVRELRSKYVRSDSSRSQQPLVSRSRSVPEQMLDGGLKRRSSCSSGLLLADGASGEVPQYKPHLSRDTGQGESSPRLHRANSLDHRLSGLHLQKLQDKAPNGSYGGYYISAEAPLPDDPSRKIIIVEKLPEPGSDPVEMAEETKEEEEDDNYVQIRSPTSREKISIMAVIDRCRAYQESDEYKQREEARAKTEPSLPAGRGRELDRAAASSSEPLDEAQKTSSTSGQKTEAGQQSMVKNLREKFQSLR